The nucleotide window GCGACCGGGCATTCTCACTGTTTAAGTCCGCTGAGGCTCAGTGCAACACGAACGACCGATGCCCGACGATATCCGTCCCGGCGACCAGTCGGCTGACCTGCTCACGCGACGTGCAGCGACGAAAGCGTTCTCTCTCGGTACACTCGCAACACTCGCGGGATGTCTCGGTACGTCCTCCGAGACGAAGCCCGACCCTGTTGACCTCTCGGGCCAGAAGGAAGACGACCAGGGCGGGATGGTCATCGGCCTTCACGCCGGCCCAAACGGGCAGATATTCTATCGTGATTCGTCCCCCGAAGGTCACGATAATCCAGCGTGGTTCCACACCCTGAGTATGGGCATGTTCCCGTACTACTTCGAGCACCAACAGCAGGGCTGGGAGGCAACTGCCATCTACGTGACGGACTACTCGGTCGTCGAGTACGAACTCACCGAAGAGGAAGGAGACACGTTCATTTCTACACACACCGGTGCAGACACCTTCGGTAACGCCCGGGAAATGACGTACGTCGTCGGCAGCGAGGTTCTCGGCGGAATGGGGAAAGACCTGATTCCGTTCTCGTCGAGCGCGGACGCCGACGCATTTATCGACGAACACGGCGGTTCGACCGTCACGTTCGACGACGTGACCAGCTCGTGGCTAAGCGGCTATATGCGCTCGTAGACTGCTGCTCTGTCTCCTTGTTCGGAAACTTCGCATTTTTAGTCACTGCGCTACCGCTCTTTTCTACTGTTTTTCCCGCCAGAAAACGAGTTACCGAACGGCCGTTCTCAGAACGCGTCGTTGGGAATCCGGACCCCGTCGACGTACACCGACACCGCATCGGTCGACTGGAAGTTGGTGATGTCGCCAGCGAAGTGATAGCTCCGCGAGTCCTCGTCGACGGTTCCCTCGGCGGCGGGTCCAACTGTTCCGGTTGTACTGAGCGCGCCGTTCGAATGGAGGGGAGAAATCTCTCCGCTCACCGTTACCTCGAACGAAGAGAGCGAACCAGTTCCTGCGACGACGAGTGTATGCGCGTCGTCGTCAGGGGCTGATTCATCGGGTTGTTCCGTTGCCGAGCCGACTCCAGCGACACCTGCGAGTGCGCCTGCAGCTGTCACCGACCCGCACAGGGCGAGGTACTTGCGTCTGCCGACAGTGTCGTCAGTCGTGTTCTCTGGGTCCTGCTCGGTGGACCGTTCACTTACCATGTCTCAGTGGTTGCGGATTAACTCCATAAATGTTGCGATAATTACATTAGTAGGGATGTGTGAATATCAATTTAGTATACTACTTGGGTCGTTACAGTCCCGTTTTTCGGTGATTCAGAACCATTCGCATGAACACTCAAAACCGGCGGACAGCTTCGTATTATCGGATAATTAATCAAATTTTTATGACCGTGTTAATGAGAATCGTTCGTAGTAATACGTATAGTCTAGATATTGAAATATTCGGTGCTTTTGTATTGTATTGGTTATTGATAAGTATCGTTAACTGTATCGTGGACTTTACCGAAGCCGGTGTTCTGATCTGTGTTCTGACTGGTGTTCTGGCCTGTTTTATGGCTTTTACTGCCACTCGCGTTGTGGCATCGTGGCCCGTCTCGTAGGCACTTCCGGGAATCGAGCTGAGAAGATAGGACACACCGATACGAGAGGGACGAATTGATGAGATAATCCGAGTCGGGCAAACTGGATTTGTTGTTTCGGGTGGACTTCCCGACTAGTCGTCTGTTGGTGTGGTTCGCTGAGTTGTCCATTGAGTTCACCCGGCGTCGCGTACGATGTATACATTGATGGCTGATTTCCCCAGTGAATTGCTCTAGAGAGATGATTCTGCCAGCGAACAGTCCGGACACGAAGGTGCCGTCCTGTCTCCTCTTGTTCGCTGGCTGAGGTATACACAGGCGGACCAACCTGCGACTGCAAATGAGACCGCAGTGAGTGTTGTGGCTCCCAGCACCGAACTGTTCGTTTCCGTCGGCTTCGAATGGAGGTACGAGCGTGTCACTCACGCTCCCTCACTGCTCGAACCGCTTTTG belongs to Haloferax mediterranei ATCC 33500 and includes:
- a CDS encoding nitrous oxide reductase accessory protein NosL, which produces MPDDIRPGDQSADLLTRRAATKAFSLGTLATLAGCLGTSSETKPDPVDLSGQKEDDQGGMVIGLHAGPNGQIFYRDSSPEGHDNPAWFHTLSMGMFPYYFEHQQQGWEATAIYVTDYSVVEYELTEEEGDTFISTHTGADTFGNAREMTYVVGSEVLGGMGKDLIPFSSSADADAFIDEHGGSTVTFDDVTSSWLSGYMRS